The sequence GCGGACCTCGCCCGCGTGGACGGCCACTACGCGCCCCGCGCGAAGGATTTCCGGATCGCCGCCGATTCCGCGCACGAGCAGCTGCCGGCCTCCGCCGGGAACGGCTCGCTCATGCGCGTGCACGCCTCGGTGCTGCCCTACCTGCTCTCCCCCGAGGAGGACGCGGTCGAGGCGATCATCGCCGTGTGCCGCCTCACACATGTGCACCCCGACACCATCGAGGCGAGCGTCCTGTGGGGCCTGGCCGTGCGCCACGCCATCCGCACCGGCGAGATCGACGTGCGGCAGGGCCTGCCGCACCTGCCCGAGGAGCGGCGCGACCTGTGGAGCGACCGGATCGCGGAGGCGGAGCAGTCCACCCCGGTGATGTTCCGCCGCAACGGATGGGTGGTCGGCGCCTTCCAGGCGGCCTGGTCGGCGATCGTCGGGGTGAGCCCGATCCCCGAGGGCAAGTTCGCGCAGCGCGACGCGATGGTCGCGGCGCTGAGATCCGCGGTCCGCGCCGGCTACGACACCGACACGGTCGCCTGCATCACCGGCGCGCTGATGGGCGCGGCGCTGGGCCCCAAGGCGGTGCTGCCGGAGTGGCACCGGATGCTGTTCGGCTGGCCGAGCTATGAGGTCGACGAGCTCTACGGGCTGGTCGAGAGGGTCATCGCGCCCATGGTCCGCGACACCGAGGGGACGCTGCCGTGAGCGCCGCGCCCTGGCGGCTGCGGATCCTCACCTGGAACCTCTGGGAGCTGCGCGGCGACATCGCCGCGCTGATCGAAGCCGTGGAGGACCTGCAGCCCGACGTGCTGCTGGTCCAGGAGGCGCCGCGCTTCGTGCTGCCCACGGCGCGCCTGCAGTGGTTCGCGCGCCGCATCGGCCGACGGGTGCTGCTCGGCGGGGCGGGCGGTCGCGGCCTTGCGATCCTCGGGACCGACGAGGTGGCCGCGCAGGTGATCCGCCGCGGCACGCACCCGGTCGCCCAGACGCTCTCGGACCTGAACTCGACCTACCCGCGCGGCGTCGCCGCGGTGCGGCTCTCGATCCCCGGCGGCGGCGCGGCGGTGGTCGCCTCCACCCATCTGGCGCTCCAGGAGGACAACCGCCGGCATCATGCGGAGCACCTGGCCGCCCTGGTGCGCGGGGCCGGGGCCCCGGTCATCGTCGGCGGCGACCTCAACGAGACCGCGCAGGGCGCGGCCCGCCGCTTCCTGGCACCGCTGCTCGCGGATCCCGCGGCGCAGACCGAGCACACCTTCCCGGCCGCCTCCCCGACCCGCCGCATCGACGCGGTGCTCGTCACGGAGGGGGCGCGGGTGCTCGAGGCGCGGGCCGTGCGCTCGACCGATCGGGTGGAGGAGGCCCGCCTGGCGGGCGCCTCGGATCACCTGCCCACGCTGGTGGACGTCGAGCTGACGGGCCCGTTCAGGGCCTGACGTGCAGCCCGGTGCGCAGGGCGACGAGATCGTCCTGCCCGCCGACGTGCCGGATCGCGATCCCCTCGGCGCTCGTGTCGCGGACCGTGAGCTGTGTGCGGTACGAGTCCACGGCGCGGTGCACGGCCTCGGCGGTGCCGGGATGCTCGCGCCACTGGATGTGCGGGTCCGTGGAGCCGCCGCTGGCGATCTCGACCAGGGGCACCCCGGTGCGGGCGCAGGCGCCGACGGCGACATGATGGGCGCGGACGTGGTCGGGATGGCCGTAGGTGCCCTCGTCGTCGTAGCCGATGACGGCGTCGGGCCGGACGTGCGCGAGGAGGGCGACGAGGTCGTCGACCGCGTCCTCGAGCGGGCGGAGCGAGAAGCTGTCGGCCCCCGCGGAGTCGGACGGGCCGGCGAGGCCCTCGCGCACCCAGCGCATGCCGGAGTCGCGGTAGCGGCGCGGCGCGGCGCCGGGGGCCAGGGCCGGGGCGGTGCCGAGCCAGTGCCGTTCGGCGATCCCCAGCGCGCTCGTGGCCGCGTCGATCTCGGCCTCCCGGATCTCCTCGAGCGGGCGCGTCTCCTGTGCGGGGATGGAGCCGGGGACGATCTCGCCCTCCTCGCCGCGGGTCGCGGTCACCAGCACCACGCGCGTCCCGGCCGCGACCAGGGAGGTGAGCAGCGCGCCGGTGGAGAGCGATTCGTCGTCGGGGTGCGCGTGGACGGCGAGGACGGTCGAGGCGTCCTCGAGCAGCTGCCACGGCGCGGGGACCGGCACGGGGGTGTGGCCGGGGAGGGCGGAGTCGGAGGTCATGAGGCGGCTCCCGGAGCGGTGTGGCGCGCGGTGACGGTGGTGTACAGGCTCGCGAGGGCGTCGGCGGCGCTGTCCCAGGTGCGGGTGGCGGCGAACTCGCGGGCGGAGCGCACCGCGGCACGGTAGCGGTCCTCGTCGTGCAGCAGCGACTGCAGCGCCTCGGCCCAGACGTCGGGGTCGCGGCTGTCGAGCACGAGCCCGTCGGGGGCGACGGCCTCCTGCACCCCGCCGGCGCAGCGCCAGGCGATCACGGGGGTGCCGCTCGCCTGGGCTTCGAGGGCGACCAGACCGAAAGTCTCCGACCAGCTGGTCAGCAGCAGGGCACCCGCGCACCGCATCGCCTCGGCGAGCTCGTCGCGTCCCAGCGAGCCGACGATCTCCACGCGGTCCTCGACCCCGAGCTCGCGGGCGAGGGCGCGCAGCTGCTCGAGGTACTCGGCGAAGTCCTGGGAGATGCCGCCGGCGAGCACGAGGCGGGCCTCGAGGGAGGGGTCGAGGTGGGCGAGGATCTCGAGCGCGAGATCGGGGCCCTTGAGGGGCTGGAGTCGGGCGGTGAACAGCAGGGTGGGGCGGATCCGTCGCTCCTGCACGTCGGGGCAGGGGCGGAAGCGTTCGACGTCCACGCCGGGGCGGACCACGCTCAGCCGGGAGCCCGGCACGCCGTACCGCTCGCCGACGGTGCGGGCCTCCGCCTCGGAGACCGCGACGACGAGATCGGAGCCGGTCGCGGCGAACTGCTCGCCGGGGATGCGGCCCTCCGATTCGGCGGGCTCCCCGGCGTCGAGGGTGCCCGCGCCCTCCGGGGCGGCGACCGAGTGGAAGGACTGCAGGTGGGGGATGCCGAGCTCGCGGGCGATCGGCAGCGCGGCGACTCCGCTGAACCAGTGATGGGAATGGAGGAGATCCCAGCCGCCGGCGGAGTCCGCGGTGAGGACCTCGCGCAGGGCCGCGCGGAAGGGACGGATCGCCTGCTCCATCGCGCTCTTGGCCAGCGGCCTCGCCGGTCCTGCATCGAGGTGGAACAGGCGCACGCCCTCGGCGACCTCGACGACGTCCGGCGCGGCGGGGTCGCTGCGCCGGGTGAAGAGGTCGACCTGGTGCCCGAGCCGCGCGAGGGCGAGGGACTGCTCGAGCACGACGACGTTCATGCCGCCGGCGTCCGCGCCTCCGGGCTCCTCGAGCGGGGAGGTGTGCAGGGAGACCGCGGCGATG comes from Brachybacterium faecium DSM 4810 and encodes:
- a CDS encoding ADP-ribosylglycohydrolase (PFAM: ADP-ribosylglycohydrolase); the encoded protein is MNTSGEGLSPLQRQRAAGAVVAAAAGDALGAPYEFQPPVPDSEDIDMIGGGVLDWHPGEWTDDTAMAIVVLEASLAASDGHDLRVETAQDHISREWYSWSLGTPDIGTLTSQVVRTAADLARVDGHYAPRAKDFRIAADSAHEQLPASAGNGSLMRVHASVLPYLLSPEEDAVEAIIAVCRLTHVHPDTIEASVLWGLAVRHAIRTGEIDVRQGLPHLPEERRDLWSDRIAEAEQSTPVMFRRNGWVVGAFQAAWSAIVGVSPIPEGKFAQRDAMVAALRSAVRAGYDTDTVACITGALMGAALGPKAVLPEWHRMLFGWPSYEVDELYGLVERVIAPMVRDTEGTLP
- a CDS encoding metal-dependent hydrolase (PFAM: Endonuclease/Exonuclease/phosphatase family) gives rise to the protein MSAAPWRLRILTWNLWELRGDIAALIEAVEDLQPDVLLVQEAPRFVLPTARLQWFARRIGRRVLLGGAGGRGLAILGTDEVAAQVIRRGTHPVAQTLSDLNSTYPRGVAAVRLSIPGGGAAVVASTHLALQEDNRRHHAEHLAALVRGAGAPVIVGGDLNETAQGAARRFLAPLLADPAAQTEHTFPAASPTRRIDAVLVTEGARVLEARAVRSTDRVEEARLAGASDHLPTLVDVELTGPFRA
- a CDS encoding uncharacterized LmbE-like protein (PFAM: GlcNAc-PI de-N-acetylase), with product MTSDSALPGHTPVPVPAPWQLLEDASTVLAVHAHPDDESLSTGALLTSLVAAGTRVVLVTATRGEEGEIVPGSIPAQETRPLEEIREAEIDAATSALGIAERHWLGTAPALAPGAAPRRYRDSGMRWVREGLAGPSDSAGADSFSLRPLEDAVDDLVALLAHVRPDAVIGYDDEGTYGHPDHVRAHHVAVGACARTGVPLVEIASGGSTDPHIQWREHPGTAEAVHRAVDSYRTQLTVRDTSAEGIAIRHVGGQDDLVALRTGLHVRP
- a CDS encoding glycosyltransferase (PFAM: Glycosyl transferases group 1) codes for the protein MSSPSLRIAAVSLHTSPLEEPGGADAGGMNVVVLEQSLALARLGHQVDLFTRRSDPAAPDVVEVAEGVRLFHLDAGPARPLAKSAMEQAIRPFRAALREVLTADSAGGWDLLHSHHWFSGVAALPIARELGIPHLQSFHSVAAPEGAGTLDAGEPAESEGRIPGEQFAATGSDLVVAVSEAEARTVGERYGVPGSRLSVVRPGVDVERFRPCPDVQERRIRPTLLFTARLQPLKGPDLALEILAHLDPSLEARLVLAGGISQDFAEYLEQLRALARELGVEDRVEIVGSLGRDELAEAMRCAGALLLTSWSETFGLVALEAQASGTPVIAWRCAGGVQEAVAPDGLVLDSRDPDVWAEALQSLLHDEDRYRAAVRSAREFAATRTWDSAADALASLYTTVTARHTAPGAAS